The following proteins come from a genomic window of Notamacropus eugenii isolate mMacEug1 chromosome X, mMacEug1.pri_v2, whole genome shotgun sequence:
- the VGLL1 gene encoding transcription cofactor vestigial-like protein 1, whose product MSAKMDEMKKSSLWLTRDKQQPIKTEWSSRYVLFTYFQGDINSVVDEHFSTALSNTKKPNELSTQDRIEAASPNSDNQLPLNQWNFNSHWPTPHPELSPVNRSLASCALNMSVAQDSSALMVSSPPPRFGQLWHLPFPVARPSLVEPGYPSPSFPSFHLMPGTKRERKYGSLLNLLQQDRCLMYPMPPARKQARHFPLGTGAPNLPPAGTPSPVGDTERNAVSPAIVDSPGSAGEVKGPK is encoded by the exons ATGTCAGCCAAGATggatgaaatgaagaaaagttcCCTCTGGCTGACCAGGGACAAACAACAGCCTATAAAGACAGAGTGGAGCTCCCGATATGTCCTCTTCACTTACTTCCAAGGAGATATTAACAGCGTAGTTGATGAACACTTTTCTACAGCCTTGAGTAACACCAAAAAGCCCAATGAGCTGAGCACCCAAGACAGGATTGAGGCCGCTAGCCCCAATAGTG ACAATCAGTTGCCTCTAAATCAGTGGAATTTCAACTCTCACTGGCCCACACCACACCCAGAATTATCTCCTGTCAACAGGAGCTTGGCCAGCTGCGCTTTGAACATGTCTGTTGCCCAGGACTCGTCGGCGTTGATGGTCTCCAGCCCTCCTCCTCGGTTTGGACAGCTGTGGCATTTGCCTTTTCCTGTAGCCAGACCAAGTCTGGTTGAGCCTGGgtatccttctccctccttccctagtTTCCATCTAATGCCGGGAACCAAGCGTGAGAGGAAATATGGCTCCCTTCTCAATCTCCTACAGCAAGACAGGTGCCTTATGTACCCCATGCCACCAGCCAGGAAGCAGGCTAGGCATTTTCCCCTTGGCACTGGAGCCCCAAACTTGCCCCCTGCTGGGACTCCCAGCCCTGTTGGTG acACAGAACGAAATGCTGTTTCTCCAGCCATAGTTGACAGCCCAGGGAGTGCTGGTGAAGTTAAAGGGCCTAAATGA